From Penicillium psychrofluorescens genome assembly, chromosome: 1, one genomic window encodes:
- a CDS encoding uncharacterized protein (ID:PFLUO_002185-T1.cds;~source:funannotate) produces the protein MALTIPEPSRTSSPNLPPRPPQGYQHFGAGAPSNYQFQYSLCTGRRKALLIGINYFGQPSSLHGCINDVTNMSTFLNQRFGYRREDMVILTDDQRNPMSLPTKANIIRAMQWLVLDAQPHDSLFVHFSGHGGRTPDLDGDEDDGYDDVIYPVDYRVAGHIVDDDMHAIMVRPLRPGVRLTAIFDSCHSGTALDLPYIYSTQGVLKEPNLAKEAAQDLFSVLTSYGQGDLSSVASTAIGFFKKAANGGSARERTLQTKTSPADVVMFSGSKDTQTS, from the exons ATGGCGCT GACCATCCCAGAACCGTCCCGGACCTCATCACCCAATCTGCCGCCGCGCCCGCCCCAGGGGTACCAACACTTTGGTGCGGGGGCGCCATCCAACTACCAGTTCCAGTATTCGCTCTGTACGGGCCGCCGCAAGGCTCTGCTTATTGGCATCAACTACTTTGGACAGCCTAGTTCGCTGCACGGATGCATCAACGACGTCACTAACATGTCAACCTTCCTCAACCAGCGCTTCGGATATCGCCGAGAGGACATGGTCATTCTCACCGACGACCAGCGCAATCCCATGAGCCTCCCGACCAAGGCCAACATCATCCGTGCCATGCAGTGGTTGGTCCTGGATGCACAGCCGCATGACTCGCTCTTTGTCCACTTTTCCGGCCACGGCGGTCGCACGCCTGAtctggatggcgacgaagacgatggGTACGATGATGTGATCTACCCGGTCGACTACCGCGTGGCCGGCCACATTGTGGACGACGATATGCATGCGATCATGGTTCGCCCGTTGCGGCCTGGTGTGCGACTGACGGCTATCTTTGACTCCTGTCACTCCGGCACCGCGTTGGACCTGCCGTACATCTACTCCACACAGGGAGTACTGAAGGAGCCGAacctggccaaggaggccgccCAGGACTTATTCAGTGTCCTGACCTCGTACGGACAGGGTGATCTGTCTAGTGTCGCGTCGACCGCCATTGGCTTTTTCAAGAAAGCCGCCAACGGCGGATCTGCACGCGAGCGCACTCTCCAGACCAAGACCTCACCGGCCGATGTGGTGATGTTTTCGGGGTCCAAGGACACCCAGACGTCGTAA
- a CDS encoding uncharacterized protein (ID:PFLUO_002186-T1.cds;~source:funannotate) produces the protein MLTSSSTDVSSQSSSSSSGEPSRSPYRHPQPVSSLSLGSQGPRRDTMAPKCRRFYSSPVDEGMDSTPLQMYGLEQRPASFIERPSKLLRRVSHALDDIKEDYSLQLDVRATADKLKRRSTLFLFDGSTIAEDSGSRPQTAMTASAPPRSRSTSIMSTDAWSSPSRRLSRRLTRRISSWRHSKAPAPPTASISSPNLIGSSTLHRAGRSQVSFI, from the coding sequence ATGTTGACATCATCTTCTACCGATGTCTCGAGCCAaagctccagctcgtcctccgGCGAGCCTTCGCGCTCGCCTTACCGGCACCCGCAGCCCGTCTCCTCACTATCGCTGGGTTCGCAGGGCCCGCGCCGAGATACAATGGCGCCCAAATGCCGCCGCTTCTACTCCAGCCCGGTGGACGAGGGCATGGACTCGACACCACTACAGATGTATGGCCTCGAACAACGACCTGCATCCTTCATCGAGAGACCATCGAAACTGCTGCGCCGAGTCTCTCACGCCCTGGATGACATCAAGGAAGACTACTCGCTGCAGCTAGACGTGCGGGCCACGGCCGACAAGCTCAAGCGGCGCTCGACTCTGTTCTTGTTCGACGGCAGCACCATTGCGGAGGATTCGGGCTCGCGCCCGCAAACCGCCATGACGGCGAGTGCACCACCACGGTCCCGGTCCACGTCCATCATGTCCACTGATGCCTGGTCATCACCGTCTCGCCGGCTGAGTCGGCGCCTGACCCGCCGCATCTCCAGCTGGCGGCACTCCAAGGCGCCAGCACCTCCGACAGCCAGTATTTCCTCGCCCAACCTGATCGGATCATCGACCCTTCATCGGGCCGGCCGGAGTCAGGTCTCCTTCATCTAG
- a CDS encoding uncharacterized protein (ID:PFLUO_002187-T1.cds;~source:funannotate) produces the protein MPDPEDQIIEKDRTSDSDNATTRLEPEDRPRPDQNLELYSAFTVGQKRAIVATGSLAAFFSPLSSSIYLPALDTIAHSLHISISQVNLTVTTYLILQGIAPMLIAGFSDSAGRRPAYIICFTVYLAANLGLGLQNSYPALMVLRCLQSAGSSGTVALANGLVGDMITSSERGSYIAFAMLGSMLGPSLSPVIGGLISQFVDWHWIFWFLLILAGVFFTLLALFLPETCRKVVGDGSIPPPRLNMSVADMIRHRRRREKGLEPDPEKVAEVRKNYALRFPSPIPTLKVVLDFETAVVLLTTGSLFAGFYAVMTGASTSFHEVYHFNNIQASLMYLPIGAGGVLSAFTTGRIVDWNYRRHAKKAGLPVIKNVRSDISNFNIERVRLEVALPLYYLSNISMLAYGWVLGHKVNLAGPVILLFLAGWTLTSTSQVLNALMVDLWPGKSATATAANNLFRCEMGAVSSAVISPMVSAMGQGWAYTTLALLSIALSPTLWLVARNGMGWRQKRNKKEEARQEAKANRAT, from the exons ATGCCCGACCCGGAGGACCAGATCATCGAAAAGGATCGCACAAGCGACAGCGACAATGCCACCACCCGCCTGGAGCCCGAGGATCGGCCCCGTCCCGATCAGAACCTGGAACTGTACTCGGCCTTCACCGTCGGCCAGAAGAGAGCCATCGTCGCCACGGGTTCGCTGgctgccttcttctcgcccttATCCTCGAGCATCTACTTGCCGgccctcgacaccatcgCCCACTCCTTGcacatctccatctcccagGTCAATCTGACCGTCACCACATACCTC ATCCTGCAGGGTATTGCGCCCATGCTCATTGCCGGTTTCTCCGACTCGGCCGGTCGTCGACCAGCCTATATCATCTGCTTTACGGTTTACCTCGCTGCCAACCTGGGTCTGGGCTTGCAGAATAGCTACCCGGCACTGATGGTGCTCCGCTGCCTCCAAAGCGCCGGCAGCAGCGGTACTGTCGCGCTAGCCAACGGTTTGGTGGGGGACATGATCACCTCGAGCGAACGAGGCTCGTACATCGCCTTTGCTATGCTCGGAAGCATGCTGGGtccctcgctctctcccGTGATCGGCGGCTTGATCAGTCAGTTCGTCGACTGGCACTGGATCTTCTGGTTTCTTCTCATCTTGGCGGGTGTATTCTTTACCCTTCTCGCCCTATTCCTGCCCGAGACATGTCGCaaggtcgtcggcgacggcTCTATTCCCCCGCCGCGCTTGAACATGTCAGTAGCCGATATGATCCGCCACCGCAGACGCCGCGAGAAAGGTCTCGAACCGGACCCGGAAAAAGTCGCGGAGGTGCGAAAGAACTATGCGCTCCGATTCCCGTCGCCCATCCCGACACTCAAGGTCGTTCTTGATTTCGAAACGGCGGTGGTTCTTTTGACGACTGGATCCTTGTTTGCGGGGTTTTATGCGGTCATGACGGGCGCATCGACCTCCTTCCATGAAGTGTATCACTTCAACAACATCCAGGCTTCCTTGATGTATCTTCCCATCGGCGCCGGAGGAGTCTTGTCGGCTTTCACGACTGGACGAATCGTGGACTGGAACTACCGCCGGCACGCGAAAAAGGCAGGGCTCCCTGTCATCAAAAACGTGCGATCGGACATCTCCAACTTCAACATCGAGCGGGTTCGGCTCGAAGTCGCTCTGCCCCTCTATTATCTCAGTAACATCAGCATGCTGGCCTACGGCTGGGTGCTGGGCCACAAAGTCAACCTAGCCGGTCCTGTCattcttttgtttctggcaGGGTGGACTCTGACCTCCACCTCGCAGGTGTTGAATGCTTTGATGGTGGATCTCTGGCCGGGGAAGTCTGCTACTGCAACTGCAGCAAATAACCTGTTCCGCTGTGAAATGGGAGCCGTGTCTTCTGCCGTGATCAGTCCCATGGTCTCTGCCATGGGCCAGGGGTGGGCATACACCACGCTGGCACTCCTCTCGATTGCGCTGTCGCCCACTTTGTGGCTGGTCGCGCGCAATGGGATGGGCTGGcgacagaagagaaacaagaaggaagaggcgaGGCAAGAAGCGAAAGCCAACCGAGCCACGTAg
- a CDS encoding uncharacterized protein (ID:PFLUO_002188-T1.cds;~source:funannotate), whose protein sequence is MPAPTNHALVFGASGISGWAVVNALLNGYPDADTFTRVTALTNRPLPQESSQWPPSEKFQAIDGIDLLAGEQADLDHALKQRVPGIDTVTHVYFFAYILNMEPQQEIQANVKILRRAVTAIQTLSPGLKFVVLPAGAKAYGIHLLDDFPFKDQVPLRESLPRIPEPFASQLFYYPQIDLLQSLSEGKSWSYCTVMPDLVVGFVPNNNFCCLAQWLALYLSLHREISGEGAEVAFPGNPETWTVKSNDSNQDVIARFSIYASLHPEISAGERFNVADSAEPSTWETKWPILCEYFGLTGVAPDGTCVDPVQFLTENKDKWFAMEAKYGLETGRVANDRSFPYLPIGILSMMKCDRQLDSTKTHAAWGKATEELDVKQSWYTAFDRFRTARIIP, encoded by the exons ATGCCAGCCCCTACCAACCACGCCCTCGTCTTCGGTGCCTCGGGCATCTCCGGCTGGGCCGTTGTGAATGCTCTGCTCAATGGCTACCCGGACGCCGACACCTTCACGCGAGTGACGGCCCTGACCAACCGTCCGCTGCCCCAAGAATCGTCACAGTGGCCGCCCTCGGAGAAATTCCAGGCCATTGACGGCATCGACCTGCTGGCGGGCGAGCAGGCCGATCTTGACCATGCGCTGAAGCAGCGGGTGCCGGGCATCGACACCGTCACGCACGTCTACTTCTTCGCGTACATCCTGAACATGGAACCCCAGCAGGAAATCCAGGCGAATGTGAAGATCCTCCGGCGTGCCGTGACGGCAATCCAAACTCTCAGTCCGGGACTTAAGTTTGTTGTACTGCCGGCGGGTGCTAAG GCATACGggatccatctcctcgatgacTTCCCCTTCAAAGACCAGGTCCCCCTGCGCGAGTCACTCCCACGGATCCCCGAACCCTTTGCCTCGCAACTTTTCTACTACCCGCAgatcgatctgctgcagTCGCTGTCTGAAGGAAAGAGCTGGTCCTACTGCACTGTGATGCCCGATCTGGTCGTCGGCTTTGTTCCCAACAACAACTTCTGCTGCCTGGCACAGTGGCTCGCTCTCTACCTGAGTCTGCATCGTGAGATCTCCGGCGAAGGCGCCGAGGTCGCCTTCCCCGGAAATCCGGAGACCTGGACGGTGAAGAGCAACGACAGCAATCAGGACGTGATCGCGCGATTTTCAATCTATGCCAGTCTGCATCCAGAAATCAGCGCCGGCGAGCGGTTCAACGTCGCCGATAGCGCGGAGCCATCGACATGGGAAACCAAGTGGCCGATCCTCTGTGAATACTTCGGACTGACGGGCGTTGCTCCGGACGGAACGTGCGTGGACCCGGTCCAGTTTCTCACCGAGAACAAGGACAAGTGGTTTGCGATGGAGGCCAAGTACGGACTGGAGACGGGACGGGTGGCCAACGACCGGAGCTTTCCTTATCTCCCGATCGGAATTCTCTCCATGATGAAGTGCGACCGGCAGCTGGACTCGACCAAGACGCACGCCGCGTGGGGCAAGGCGaccgaggagctggacgtgAAGCAGAGCTGGTATACGGCGTTTGATCGGTTCCGGACGGCCAGGATTATTCCCTAG
- a CDS encoding uncharacterized protein (ID:PFLUO_002189-T1.cds;~source:funannotate) produces the protein MALPVSQPSTSLPSSTTSGIDPAATAPVESHPQKNTLNIPSTQQTTMSLPLQSPSAVCAPQHHALQMQCLPQALNPSSHPAQAVPAPGNAQPVPPSGAALVPQPGTDHYYAHPMNGVGGPTATAPFLQDFSLVAEAAKRAQMSIVMRDLESVTL, from the coding sequence ATGGCCCTCCCCGTCTCTCAACCTTCCACCTCGCTCCCTTCGTCGACTACCTCGGGTATCGACCCTGCCGCCACCGCCCCGGTAGAGTCTCACCCTCAGAAGAATACCCTCAACATCCCATCCACGCAGCAGACCACCATGTCACTCCCTTTGCAGTCTCCGTCGGCCGTCTGCGCACCACAGCACCACGCTCTCCAGATGCAGTGTTTGCCGCAGGCCCTGAACCCTTCATCCCATCCCGCTCAAGCGGTTCCCGCGCCGGGCAACGCCCAGCCAGTCCCGCCATCGGGCGCTGCACTAGTTCCACAGCCGGGCACCGATCACTACTACGCACACCCGATGAACGGCGTCGGCGGCCCAACTGCGACCGCGCCCTTCCTGCAAGACTTTAGTCTTGTCGCCGAAGCCGCCAAGCGCGCTCAGATGTCGATTGTCATGCGCGATCTAGAGAGTGTGACCCTATAG
- a CDS encoding uncharacterized protein (ID:PFLUO_002190-T1.cds;~source:funannotate) produces MDDDVGTGDLFQDPEGFYPDEKQPTFAEHRMLSGQTVRVRLVGNHPLYADLLWNAGRTSAHYIEQHAASLIRGKDVLEIGAAAGVPSIVSAIQEARTVVMTDYPDPELVGNMQYNADLAKTMIAAAPDGQSRLHVEGYKWGGPVDSLLAYLTPPADGGSPRFDVLIMADVVYAHREHPNLIQTMQQTLKKDPGSVALVIFTPYEPWLLPKTEQFFPLAEASGFTVTKIFEKLMDEVLFANDPGDERLRRTVFGYELRWAPDELKSK; encoded by the exons ATGGACGACGACGTTGGGACGGGGGACCTGTTCCAGGACCCCGAGGGTTTCTATCCGGATGAAAAACAGCCCACCTTCGCCGAGCATCGCATGCTCTCCGGTCAGACCGTGCGCGTGCGACTCGTGGGCAACCACCCTCTCTAC GCCGATCTACTGTGGAATGCCGGTCGAACCAGTGCGCATTACATCGAACAGCACGCCGCCAGCTTGATTCGCGGCAAGGATGTCCTCGAGATCGGTGCCGCGGCGGGGGTGCCTAGTATCGTCAGCGCCATCCAGGAGGCCCGCACCGTCGTCATGACCGACTACCCGGACCCGGAACTGGTAGGGAATATGCAATATAAcgccgacctggccaagACGATGATTGCCGCCGCGCCAGATGGTCAATCCCGGCTCCATGTCGAGGGCTATAAATGGGGCGGCCCCGTCGACAGCCTCCTGGCGTATCTGACTCCTCCGGCAGACGGGGGATCGCCACGGTTTGACGTTCTGATCATGGCGGATGTGGTGTATGCTCACCGCGAGCATCCGAATTTGATCCAAACGATGCAGCAGACCCTCAAGAAGGACCCGGGGTCGGTGGCACTGGTCATCTTCACGCCGTATGAACCCTGGCTGCTGCCCAAGACCGAACAGTTCTTTCCACTAGCCGAGGCCAGCGGGTTTACGGTGACCAAGATTTTCGAAAAACTCATGGACGAGGTGTTGTTTGCAAATGACCCTGGG GATGAGAGGCTTCGGCGGACCGTGTTTGGGTATGAGCTCAGATGGGCACCCGATGAGTTGAAGAGCAAGTAA
- a CDS encoding uncharacterized protein (ID:PFLUO_002191-T1.cds;~source:funannotate) — MFRIAIIGGGLGGLFTALSIKHHSPSKDLHIDVYEQAPEYGEIGAGVGIGPNAAAVIGKLGLMDEAMKIAGKREGVWLSFRRFDTGAEVHTVNTPAKGNTVQLPMHRAEFLELLMDAITKRGAATLHTNKRCSALEDQGDTMLVSFADRTSTSANLVIGADGIHSAVRSHYVSDNPEYGGMVVYRGLCPIDKIQDRWALPTYATLFMAPGKHFLTFPISNNKLLNVVGFVSTPWEKLGTVTESWTLKGDKGEVEEQFKNFAPVVQTVLQNMNTNPLKWVLFDRPSTPQWIFNGGKVALLGDAAHAMCPHQGAGAGQALEDGYIVGRALADHFQDPSSCSVSEALGLYHSIRYPRSEKVQMTSRQAGDLYEMKSPDVAGRSYEDSLPIVKTKLEDRMKWIWSEDMDEVYEMARDAWRRSSSA; from the exons ATGTTTCGtattgccatcatcggcggcggcctggGCGGCCTGTTCACTGCGCTCTCTATCAAGCACCACTCTCCCTCGAAAGATCTTCACATCGATGTCTATGAGCAAGCACCCGAGTACGGCGAGATCGGGGCTGGCGTGGGCATTGGGCCTAATGCCGCAGCAGTCATCGGAAAGCTAGGGCtcatggacgaggcgatgaAGATTGCCGGCAAGCGTGAGGGCGTCTGGCTCTCGTTCCGGCGGTTTGATACTGGTGCCGAGGTGCACACTGTCAACACACCAGCCAAAGGCAATACCGTCCAGCTGCCGATGCATCGTGCTGAATTTCTGGAGCTTCTGATGGACGCAATTACCAAGCGAGGAGCGGCAACTCTGCACACGAATAAGCGCTGTTCGGCGCTTGAG GACCAAGGAGATACCATGCTGGTGAGCTTTGCAGATAGAACGAGCACATCGGCCAACCTGGTGATTGGGGCTGATGGCATCCACTCCGCTGTGCGCTCGCACTATGTG AGTGACAATCCGGAATATGGAGGGATGGTCGTCTACCGCGGTCTCTGTCCCATCGACAAAATCCAGGACCGTTGGGCACTGCCCACGTACGCGACATTGTTCATGGCGCCCGGCAAGCATTTCCTCACATTCCCCATCAGTAACAATAAATTGTTAAACGTTGTGGGTTTTGTATCTACTCCATGGGAGAAGCTGGGCACTGTCACCGAGAGTTGGACGCTGAAGGGCGACAAgggcgaggtcgaggagcaaTTCAAGAACTTCGCTCCGGTGGTACAGACGGTGCTCCAGAACATGAACACGAACCCATTGAAATGGGTCTTGTTCGATCGCCCGTCGACGCCGCAATGGATCTTCAACGGCGGCAAGGTGGCTCTCCTAGGCGATGCAGCGCACGCAATGTGTCCCCATCAAG gtgctggagctggccaagctcTCGAAGATGGCTATATTGTCGGACGAGCTCTCGCGGATCACTTTCAAGATCCATCCAGTTGCAGCGTGTCGGAGGCTCTGGGGCTCTACCATTCCATCCGGTACCCCCGTTCGGAGAAAGTGCAGATGACGTCTCGGCAGGCGGGCGATCTGTATGAAATGAAGAGCCCGGACGTGGCGGGACGGAGCTACGAAGACAGTCTCCCCATTGTCAAGACCAAATTGGAGGACCGCATGAAATGGATCTGGAGTGAGGATATGGACGAAGTATACGAGATGGCCCGAGACGCATGGCGACGATCGTCCTCGGCGTGA
- a CDS encoding uncharacterized protein (ID:PFLUO_002192-T1.cds;~source:funannotate), translating into MGDHPPHKKRRNRVPISCFSCRSLKTKCDGVRPVCSTCAHNGRECVFTQRGISGGNMVTVSQDYVRGLEKRLELLERSNTASSTLPLAVASPAPPRPAPERSILSGPSSSAVMVDANVSIGGLSFTQLILNSLHGHDNVKAQSIMTDREARARPSLLAGDDLYTLPENTTEVLDRFFTVRNLLAPVFHGPSARPALEAAIRCSPAERHHHQSALALLNMILALCTSHFLIDEANPHTARKHYDIAMALLHPTLLRDWRLEHVQALVLGARYLQGTSCGDECWNVLGLAIRIAYGLRLHQDPPETDPPPLRETKRRVWYSAYTLDMLLSMIYERPSATRSDFTVCPPEDLDDDCIQEDRLLFPTPMRPSFMAFFLQVIKLYRIVENTLACLDKNPQDPREIAELILALDEDYQRWQRERPAHLVLNYDNAQEPPWILALRGNMVRILIHRLSLGVTLHHLAQPQQIQDSMVSHILQHSQATCVTAAMETVDIVALRHEQTRHTMGLDWFNIYYLFNAVLVLVSHVVDPVHSQDRPALVKVEQALHMIKAMSSNHSFARRASLFLQQLVGYMNQFLGSRQPREDNTPRGSIPSAQDSSTLPSTMPSAPVFPDLQALCGFTQNLTDNLETQLEDFDTRGLSGSLWTFQDQGSYTGFS; encoded by the exons atgggGGACCATCCGCCGCACAAGAAGCGGCGCAACCGTGTGCCCATCTCGTGTTTCAGCTGCCGCTCGCTCAAGACCAAGTGTGATGGCGTCCGGCCGGTATGCTCGACCTGCGCCCACAATGGGCGGGAATGCGTGTTCACGCAGCGCGGGATCTCCGGGGGGAATATGGTGACGGTGAGCCAAGA CTATGTACGCGGTCTGGAGAAACgtctggagctgctggagcgaTCCAACACGGCTTCCTCCACATTGCCCCTTGCCGTAGCCTCCCCGGCGCCCCCGCGACCAGCGCCCGAGAGATCGATATTGTCGGgacccagctcctccgcggTCATGGTGGATGCCAATGTGTCGATTGGAGGACTTTCCTTCACCCAGTTGATCCTCAACAGCCTGCACGGCCACGACAATGTCAAAGCGCAGTCCATCATGACGGACCGCGAAGCTCGCGCCCGACCGTCCCTGCTGGCCGGTGATGACCTATATACGCTGCCCGAGAATACGACAGAGGTCCTGGATCGCTTTTTCACCGtccgcaatctcctcgcgcCGGTCTTCCACGGCCCCAGCGCTCGCCCGGCGCTCGAGGCGGCAATCCGCTGTTCGCCCGCCGAGCGGCATCATCACCAGTCGGCATTGGCTCTGCTCAACATGATCCTGGCGCTATGTACATCACACTTCTTAATCGATGAGGCCAATCCACACACAGCGCGAAAACACTATGATATCGCCATGGCCCTCTTGCACCCGACCCTCCTCCGCGACTGGAGATTGGAACATGTTCAAGCCCTCGTGCTAGGCGCGAGATATCTCCAGGGTACCAGCTGCGGTGATGAGTGCTGGAATGTTTTGGGTCTGGCTATCCGGATTGCCTACGGCCTACGCCTTCACCAAGATCCGCCCGAGACCGACCCGCCTCCACTACGAGAGACCAAGCGCCGGGTCTGGTACTCCGCGTATACCCTTGACATGCTTCTGAGCATGATATATGAACGCCCATCGGCAACCAGATCCGACTTCACAGTCTGCCCGCCGGAAGACCTCGACGATGACTGTATTCAGGAAGATCGCCTGCTCTTCCCTACACCAATGCGGCCATCCTTCATGGCATTCTTTCTCCAAGTGATCAAGCTATATCGTATTGTGGAAAACACTTTGGCTTGTCTGGACAAAAACCCACAGGACCCCCGGGAGATCGCAGAGCTGATCCTGGCTCTCGACGAAGATTACCAGAGATGGCAGCGCGAGCGACCTGCACACCTCGTTCTCAACTATGACAATGCACAGGAGCCGCCCTGGATTCTGGCACTACGCGGGAATATGGTTCGCATTTTAATTCACCGACTGTCTCTGGGCGTGACActtcaccacctcgcccagccccagcaaATCCAGGACTCGATGGTGAGCCATATTTTGCAACATAGCCAGGCGACGTGCGTAACGGCCGCGATGGAAACGGTTGATATTGTGGCCTTGAGGCATGAGCAGACCAGGCATACCATGGGTCTAGATTGGTTTAACATTTATTATT TGTTCAATGCTGTTCTCGTCCTGGTCTCCCATGTTGTCGATCCAGTTCACTCCCAAGACCGACCCGCGCTAGTGAAAGTCGAGCAAGCCCTTCATATGATCAAGGCCATGTCGAGCAACCACTCCTTTGCACGCCGCGCGTCTTTGTTTCTGCAGCAGTTGGTTGGGTACATGAACCAATTTCTGGGCTCCCGGCAGCCTAGGGAGGACAATACACCCCGAGGCAGTATCCCGTCAGCCCAGGACTCGTCCACCTTGCCTTCCACAATGCCTAGTGCGCCCGTATTTCCAGATCTACAAGCGCTGTGCGGGTTTACCCAGAACCTCACGGATAATCTGGAGACCCAGCTAGAGGATTTTGATACGAGAGGTCTGTCCGGGTCATTGTGGACGTTCCAGGATCAGGGATCGTACACCGGATTTTCATGA